Genomic DNA from Anolis sagrei isolate rAnoSag1 chromosome 12, rAnoSag1.mat, whole genome shotgun sequence:
ggaaaatagaccttgacatatgcgagttgtagttactgggatgtatagttcatctacaatcaaagagcattctgaactccaccaatgatggaattgaatcaaatatggcacacagaactcccacgacgaacagaaaatatatatcagtgattggtttgggagggaggggggggaggcgccaaaatactgtttacttaccgttgaaaattacctagggccgcctctggttagaggcaagtgtgaatgttgccattggccagcttaattagcactgaatggccttgcagcttcaaagcctggatgcttcctgcatgggggaatcctctggaggtgttagctgaccttgatggtttcctatctggaattccagaattccaggtatataaacctcacttgcctatttcaaatggtgtcaaattgcagtaATTCCATGTTGCGGTGAATTTTCCGGGcagtctggccatattccagaagcattctctcctggcgtttcgcccacatctatggcaggcgttcccagaggttgtgaggtctgttggaaactaggcacgtggggtttatagatctgtgcaataatgtcccagatgggagaaataactcttgcctTTTGGAGGCAAGTCTGAGTGTTGCActaggccaccttgattagcatttaatgcgacagctaacacctcccaacaaaggattcccccaggcaggtatTGAAGctgccattcagtgctaatgtCAACTtatgtctgttggaggcaattgtgaatgttgcaattggccagcttgattagcattgaatagccttgcaactacaaagcctgacttctgcctgcctgggggaatccatagcggagcacctgaggaaccaacctggacacagcctgGAAGACTCACGGTAACCCACTGTCATcactgttttgtttctttttctctacCGAACGGGCTCACATTTCCAAACGAGACTACAATAtgcagagagcttcatctatgctgatgatcgtgccattactgctcaagcagggagctttgagatggttgaacagaagctctccgaagctctaggtgctcttactgcctactacagggaaaaccagctgatccctaatccatctaaaacacagacatgtgcctttcatctcaagaacagagaagcatcccgagctctgaagatcacctgggagggaatcccactggagcattgcagcgcacccaaatacctgggagtcatctggaccgtgctcttacctacatgaagcactgcctgaacatcaagcaaaaggtgggtgctagaaacaatatcatacgaaagctgactggcacaacctggggatcacaaccagacacagtgaagacatctgcccttgcgctgtgctactctgctgctgagtatgcatgcccagtgtggaacacatctcaccacactaaaacagtggatgtggctcttaatgagacatgccgcattatcacggggtgtctgcgacctacaccattggagaaactacactgcttagccggtattgcaccaccagacatccgccaggaagtagcagccaatagtgaaagcaccaaggcagaaacatctccagctcatcccctgtttgggtatcagccagcacgccaacgacttaaatctagacatagttttctaagatctacagagacactcgctggaacacctcagcaagcgagagtccaaaagtggcaggctcaaacccagcacctcaaccaatggctgataccaaatgagagactcccccctgggcacacagaggactgggcgacttggaaggcattgaacagactgcgctctggcaccacgagatgcagagccaaccttcagaaatggggctacaaagtggaatccacgacatgcgagtgtggaggagagcaaaccactgaccacctgctgcaatgcaacctgagcactgccacatgcacaagggaggaccttcttgcagcaacaccacaggcactccaagtggtcagctactggtcaaaggacatttaatcgactatcacactcacaagttgtgtattttttgtttgtttgctttgttctgttagaaatgtaatataattgactggttgctctgacacgacaaataaataaaaaaaggagCTAATGTCTTGCAGGTCCATAAGATGCACTGTGGCTCGGAGGGGATGCCCTCACCTTCAAGCTCTTTTTGGATCTCAGGTGAGGAGAGGGTTAGTGGATGGCGAGGGGGGTGTGCATGGGCAAAAGCACCATTTTGGTTCCTTGCCCGGGAACAGGAGCATGATGCTAAAAGGAAATGTTACGGTGCGGGTTCTGATCCTAGACTCCTCTTGACCTCTAGGTCTGGCCTTCCCAGACTGGGCTTACAAGGCCGAATCCAGCCCGGGCTCCCGGCAAATCCAGCTCTGGCACTTCATCCTGGAGCTGCTGCAGAAGGAGGAGTTCCGGCACGTCATTGCCTGGCAGCAGGGCGAATACGGGGAGTTTGTCATCAAAGACCCTGACGAAGTTGCCCGGCTGTGGGGCCGGAGGAAATGCAAGCCCCAGATGAACTACGACAAGCTGAGCAGGGCCCTCAGGTGAGGAGAAGGTGGCAGTGGTGATAATGCTCAGCATGTGGCAAAAtcaagttttaaatatatatataaacttttggaaatgcatgaccttgttagaagtcataaccttttgaaaaatgatgccataacttcTTGGTAAAAAGCATAACCTGTTAgtgtcataaccttttgggaaaatgggatTTCTGCAAAGcaactaggtttctcagttgttaaactgatgtGCTCatatatgtctttgaactgtcagggacaaagatatgccaatgcacaaacatatatatatataatttcagcagagtttcagaagagtACTTTtaagttgccccaaaacatctactctcccataataataatgataacaacaacaacaacaggtgatcttcagagctcgggatgcttctctgctcttgagatgaaaggcacatgtctttgttttagatggttttccctgtaataggcagtaagagcacctagagcttcggaaagcttctgttcaaccatctcaaagctctctgcttgagcggtaatggcacgatcatcagcatagatgaaactctctgtcccttctggcagtggctggtcatttgtgtagatgttgaacatggatggagcaagcacgctcccctgaggcaggccgttcttctctttccgccatctgcttctctggccctggaactcaacaaaaaagctcctgttttgtaggaggtttcctatgaggcgggtgaggtggtcgtcctttgtgatattatacatttttctcaggaggaggcggtggttcacagtatcataggctgctgacaggtctatgaagacagctcctgtgatctgctgcctttcaaagccatcttctatgtgctgagtcaggttcaacacttgcgatgtgcagcttttgccctttctgaaACCaagttgctgtgggatcagacaggggtctattttttccgtaattctattcTAAAAACCTTTTggtgatgaacacaccatccagcaagtggaggttgccatttaGGAAAATCGCCACGTAACCATTCTCCACCTAGGCCAAAATGTCAAGACGagtgtggggtctgtggaaaaaaatcacccaagaccatctccATGTGCATAAGGGATATGCTCATTGGGTCCCCCAGCTGCTCACTGCTTTCCAGGAGCAGAAACGAgtgagttgaatgctctcagacTCTATTGACAattatgtgccatggaaaccaggaggacttctgCAACAGACTGATGATCATACTAGGTGAAAACTGGATCCATcgctctgatcctgagactaagtCCAGTCAATGCCATGGAAGCATCCTGAttcactgcctccaaagaaggaggatggatggatttcCTAACAAGGGGGACCATGATCCCTGGGGCAGACTAGGCTTCGCtgctgcagaaattgtgggaggccatcaCAACCAAGATGGATTTCCTGTGGCATGTTCACAAAGGCAAGCTCCTAGGGCTTTCAAATTCTaccacatcccccttattcacccaacctcgcaccatcagacttccacctctttccaacaatgaagttatttttcaaGGGCAGGCATTTCTCaggtgatgagactctgatttccgaagtcacaatgtggcttttggagtAATCTGTTGACTTCTccaagcaaggtgtttacagttgcttcaaaagatgggagaagtgggCCATGTTTCATTGCTCTCTGGACCATGTTTCATTGCTCTCTGTCCACAGGAAGTGTATCCGGGGAAATCTTTAACGAACGCCCCTCGTATTGTATGGTCTCAAATAGCAGTATGACACCCCTCTCTTTTGGATGGAGATGTTGGCAGCTCTTCTGGAGTGGATATCACTGCCTGACACCCAAATGacacccttgcagatggccaattctctcacaccagaagcgacttgcagtttcttaagttgctcctgacacaaccaaaaccccccccccaaaaatcccATATGCAACCAAAAACGCTaaagtcgcctgagggctgagaaaagcagtatataaatgaagtaaacaaacaaacaaacaaataaataaacatgtgattgtgcttattgtaattttatattgttatgtattcactgatttatttatttagttatttgtttgtttgtttatttaacttatataccactactcccaatttggctcggagcggtttacagaagcagatttaaaaaatacaattagctttaaaaataacaataacaaaacaataggcagcgagaacaggcattactctgttgtttattgtttgtgttttcggtttgcgttttcggttttactctgttgtaattttttgaccttgaaggagctgggggtggtgacgaccaacagggagctctggcatggactggtccatgaagtcacgaagagtcggaaacaactgaacgaatgaacaacaaacaatttgttgtttgggcttggcctcatgtaagccgctccgagtccccattggggagatggtggcgggatataaataaagattattattattattattattgttattgttgttgttgttttatactgtttaaatgttttaacttgttttatgatattatgcatactgttttgttggaaaccgccttgagtcaccgattggctgagaaaggcagtatacaaatatagtaaataaataataatgtgcgTGAAACTGCATCCATATCTTTAGTTTGAGAACAGCAGCATCCCAACTTACCTTACCTTATCTTCCTTTATGCAGGTATTATTATAACAAGCGCATCCTCTACAAGACTAAAGGGAAAAGGTTCACCTACAAGTTCAACTTCAGCAAGCTGATCTTCATCAACTACCCACTGTGGGGCATCCCATCCCCTCCAAGGCCATTGCTGATGTGCCGGCCACACGGAGGAACCACCAATGTGCAGACAGAGGTACGTAATCAGAAGAGAGGGAAGTGGAGCATTAGTGGGTGCAACAGGGCAGAGCCCGAGGAAAGCCGAAGTGGTTGAGAGACTACTACCTGAGCCTTCGCCTTGCCAGCCTTGCTTTCCAATGCAAGGGAAATTTGGCCATttagagcactggttctcaaccttcctaatgcagcgaccacttaacacagttcctcatgttgtggtgacccccaaccataacattatttttgttgctacttcacaacagtaattttgctaccattatgaatcgcaatgtaaatatcagatatgcaggatgtattttcgttcactgtgcaaatttggcacaaatacccgatacatccaaattggaatactggtgaggttgtggattttgtcatttgggagttgtggttcctgggatttagtttacctacaatcagagagccttctgaactcaaccaatgatggaattgaaccaaacttggcacacagttctcccaagaccaacagaaaaaactggaagggtttggtgagcattgaacttgagtttgggaattgtagttcacctatatccagagagcaatgtggactcacacaatgatggatctggaccaaacttggcacggatcctcaatatgcgcaaatgtgaacactggtgaagtctgGGGAGAATagacgacatttgggagttgtagttgttggcatTTATatttcactacaatcaaagaacattctgaactcccccaggcgatggaattgaaccaaacttggacacagaactcccatgaccaacagaaaaaactggaaaggtttggtgagcattgagttttggagttgtagttcacctccatccaaagagcactggggattcaagcaatgatagatctggaccaaacttggcacaaattctcaatatgcccaaatgtgaacactggtggagtgttgGGAAAATagtgttgacatttggggggAGTAGTTTCTAGGAGTCtccggtggctcaatgggttaaaccttgtgcttgcaggactgaagaccaataggtcagagattcgaatccggggagaacacagatgagctccctctgtcagctctagctcccccatgtggggacatgagagacgcctcccacatggatggtaaaacagcaaaacatctggccatcccctgtgcaacgtccttggagacggccaattctctcacaccagaagtgacttgcagtttttcaagtcactcctgacatgaaaaaaattagtagcttctggaatttgtagttcatttataatcaaagagcattctgtaagAGGATGTGAGaggataagtatgtgagaggaagtcaaaggaggaggtagcaagcttgttttctgctgccctggagacaaggatgcaatggaacaatggcttcaatctacagaAAAGAGGGGAGATTCcacctgtttattattattattattgttattattgttattattattaggtgtgctctgccacgcattgctgtggcctatagtaagacttttcgaagtagaggtagatatctggactattatgaaagagaggtacctacctattccttccccctttttcttccccttcccctttctcccctttcttccttctctacctcttcctttcattccttctttcgctctttggtttcgtccttccttctctctttccttccctccccctttctttacttcttcctttgtctcctttcttccctccctttttccttccttctttcactttttatttccttttctccttccttctttctttacttctttcctgcctttccttcccttttcctttcctttcctttctactttctcttcttccttcggtacctctttccttccttccatccttccttccttccttccttccttccttccttccttccttccttctctccctccttctctctttccttccttccccctttccctccttcattccttccctttttcctccctccttttttctctccttccttcctgtctgttctccaaCATCCATGTGATCAAacatccatatatgtgtgtgtgtgtgtgtgtgtgtgtgtgagtgtgtgtgtgtgtgtgtgtgtgcgtgtgtgcgtgtgcctgtgtgtctacactgccatataatccagtcctaagtaagtggattttacatggcagtgtggaaggggtgactttggatgcatctacactgtagatttaataaaggaggatgaagctggtgtggggaggagaaaaaggatggaaagaaagggaggaagggaagggagggaaggagaagagaagtagagaaagggagggggaaggagggggttggattggatggcctttagggctcccttctaactggttggccatctgttgtgagggctttgatggtgtcttcctttactgccaaggAGCGGcctaaagaatcatagaatcatagagttggaagagacctaatgggtcatcaagtccaaccccctacctagaagcaggaatattgcattcaaagcacccctgacagatggcgatccaacctgtttaaagagctgggcatgtttagcctgaagaagagaaggctgagaggagacatgatagaagtcatagggaggagggagcaagcttgttttctgctgccctggggactaggacacggaacaatggcttcaaactacaggaaagaagattccatctgaacattaggaagaccttcctgactgtgagagctgttcagcagtggaactctctgccccagatcgtggtggaggcttcttctttggaagcttttaaacagaggctggatggccatctgttggtggtgctttgaatgcgat
This window encodes:
- the LOC132764612 gene encoding ETS translocation variant 3-like protein → MHCGSEGMPSPSSSFWISGLAFPDWAYKAESSPGSRQIQLWHFILELLQKEEFRHVIAWQQGEYGEFVIKDPDEVARLWGRRKCKPQMNYDKLSRALRYYYNKRILYKTKGKRFTYKFNFSKLIFINYPLWGIPSPPRPLLMCRPHGGTTNVQTENAMLVRRARTMDQLFLPRSSHDLGDPQEKRGASDSGCEYGDSPSWEGI